One genomic segment of Deltaproteobacteria bacterium includes these proteins:
- a CDS encoding RNA polymerase sigma factor RpoD/SigA: MSRNNVREQSRNLFTGIMSKHNGQGREKIMINESHSDHNAKNGSFNGKGKGKSKVIADDDYKLLQSYFKEVGTESLMTASQELRIAIKIKEYSSKAKKLEAVIKELTRQTQGKQKINGACSCRQVNGNGKISRRKNSKKATVYGNKMPLKMRLSRLTALHRAYKTKETLNKDKFIKSNLRLVISIAKNYMSRGLPLADIIQEGNIGLMKAVEKFDPTKGYRFSTYASWWIIQSITRSLFDQTRVIRIPVRVLEQANKITRTTNMLRGENGENPDIEEVAQESGLSVKKVSKVIKATSTNIVYLDAAHSNGGETRSSYADFIPDDRMPTDSLLAQVSMSEKIEEALSNLSDREEDILRMRFGIGYDDSYTLDEIGTRYSLTRERIRQIERRALKKLRQLKTGGILKDFITC; this comes from the coding sequence ATGAGTAGAAACAACGTAAGAGAACAGTCGCGAAATTTATTTACAGGCATTATGAGTAAGCATAACGGCCAAGGCAGGGAAAAAATTATGATCAACGAATCCCACAGCGACCACAACGCAAAAAACGGTAGTTTCAATGGTAAAGGCAAAGGTAAAAGTAAAGTAATAGCTGACGACGACTACAAACTTCTTCAGTCTTATTTCAAGGAAGTGGGAACGGAGTCTCTTATGACGGCTTCACAGGAGCTGAGAATAGCCATAAAGATAAAAGAGTACAGTTCAAAGGCAAAAAAGCTGGAAGCAGTTATAAAAGAGCTGACCAGGCAAACCCAGGGAAAACAAAAAATAAACGGAGCGTGCTCCTGCCGCCAGGTCAACGGGAATGGAAAGATCTCACGAAGAAAAAATTCCAAAAAAGCTACAGTTTACGGCAACAAAATGCCCTTGAAGATGAGACTGAGCAGGCTCACAGCACTTCACAGGGCATATAAGACCAAAGAAACCCTCAACAAGGATAAATTTATCAAATCAAACCTCAGGCTCGTAATAAGCATTGCTAAAAATTATATGAGCCGCGGATTGCCGTTAGCCGATATAATACAGGAAGGGAATATCGGCCTCATGAAAGCCGTAGAGAAATTCGACCCGACGAAGGGGTACAGATTCTCCACCTACGCTTCCTGGTGGATCATACAGAGCATAACCAGGTCGCTATTCGACCAGACCAGGGTTATCAGAATACCTGTCCGCGTGCTGGAACAAGCTAATAAGATAACAAGAACTACAAACATGCTGCGCGGTGAGAACGGAGAGAATCCGGATATTGAAGAAGTCGCCCAGGAATCCGGACTAAGCGTAAAAAAGGTGTCAAAGGTTATAAAAGCCACCTCTACGAACATAGTGTATCTCGATGCCGCACACTCGAACGGAGGAGAGACGAGAAGCAGTTACGCAGACTTCATACCGGACGATCGCATGCCAACCGACTCGTTGCTGGCCCAGGTTTCGATGAGTGAAAAAATTGAGGAGGCCCTTTCGAATTTGAGCGACAGGGAAGAGGACATTTTGAGAATGAGGTTCGGAATCGGGTACGACGATTCCTATACGCTCGACGAAATCGGTACCAGGTACAGCCTTACGAGGGAACGGATAAGGCAGATAGAGAGAAGGGCGCTTAAAAAACTGAGACAATTGAAGACGGGCGGGATATTAAAGGATTTTATAACCTGCTGA
- a CDS encoding NAD-dependent epimerase/dehydratase family protein: MKILVTGGAGFIGSWVADSYLGEGHDVLVLDDLSSGIIENVPEKADFIKGDIREREVIDRAIAAFKPDIVNHHAAQIDVRKSVEDPVFDASVNILGTLNLIESSLKHGVKRFVFASTGGAIYGEPEDIPADEKTPPMPISAYGTSKYAVEKYLEYYKSIYSLDYVALRYANVYGPRQNPHGEAGVVAIFCSRILSGEPCKIFGDGGQTRDYVFAGDVARASLKALGAPSGSYNIGTGIETSVTELVKELELASGTDVKVEHAEERAGEVRRISLDAELAGKVLGWKPEIQLSEGIKKTWEWFRESPES; encoded by the coding sequence ATGAAAATTCTAGTAACCGGGGGCGCGGGATTCATAGGGTCCTGGGTGGCGGATTCATACCTAGGGGAAGGGCACGATGTTTTGGTGCTTGACGATCTGTCCTCGGGAATAATTGAAAACGTGCCGGAGAAGGCGGATTTCATAAAGGGCGATATCAGGGAGCGCGAGGTGATTGACAGGGCCATCGCGGCGTTCAAGCCCGATATTGTAAACCATCACGCTGCTCAGATAGATGTGAGAAAGTCAGTCGAAGACCCCGTTTTCGACGCGTCGGTTAATATTCTCGGGACACTTAATCTTATCGAATCCTCTTTAAAGCACGGTGTAAAGAGGTTTGTTTTCGCCTCCACAGGCGGGGCCATATACGGCGAGCCCGAGGATATACCCGCCGATGAAAAGACGCCGCCTATGCCCATCTCCGCCTACGGCACATCCAAGTATGCCGTCGAGAAGTATCTCGAATACTATAAGAGTATTTACTCGCTTGACTATGTCGCTCTCAGATACGCCAATGTCTACGGGCCCAGACAGAATCCTCACGGGGAAGCCGGAGTAGTCGCGATTTTCTGCAGCCGCATACTTTCGGGCGAGCCCTGCAAAATTTTCGGTGACGGCGGTCAGACAAGGGATTATGTATTCGCGGGCGATGTTGCGCGCGCCAGTTTAAAAGCCCTCGGCGCCCCTTCCGGCAGCTACAACATAGGGACCGGGATCGAGACATCAGTTACTGAGCTTGTAAAGGAGCTTGAGCTTGCCTCCGGAACAGACGTCAAAGTGGAGCACGCCGAAGAACGCGCGGGGGAAGTGCGGAGGATAAGTCTCGATGCCGAGCTTGCCGGAAAGGTGTTAGGCTGGAAGCCCGAAATTCAACTTTCGGAAGGCATAAAAAAAACCTGGGAATGGTTCAGGGAAAGTCCTGAATCCTGA
- the guaA gene encoding glutamine-hydrolyzing GMP synthase encodes MRETILVLDFGSQYTQLIARRIRELGVYSEIRPFNTPLDEILETKPRALILSGGPASVWDKDSPKIDSKIFDLEIPLLGICYGMQLTVQTLGGIVERSERREFGPASLRVLDGFDLLHGIPEKSDVWMSHGDRVLELPGGFKSIAESENSPAAAIKHETRKIFGTQFHPEVVHTKYGKEILSNFLFKIAECESSWTPKSFVETAIRDIREKVGDSTVVCGLSGGVDSAVAAVIIERAIWDKLHCIFVDTGLMRLNEAEEVVDSFRDMGLNLVHVDAKERFLERLSGVTDPEKKRKIIGEEFINVFDEEASKIEGAEYLAQGTLYPDVIESVSVKGPSATIKSHHNVGGLPEIMKLKLVEPLRELFKDEVRAVGYELGVPGEILNRHPFPGPGLGIRIMGEITGERLEILRLADNIFIEEIKKAGVYDDIWQAFCVFIPVKTVGVMGDERTYENVVALRAVTSLDGMTAGWARIPYDLLEKISVRIINEVRGVNRVVYDISTKPPSTIEWE; translated from the coding sequence ATGCGTGAAACTATATTAGTTCTTGATTTCGGATCCCAATATACCCAGCTTATCGCGAGAAGGATACGCGAGCTCGGAGTATATTCGGAGATAAGACCTTTTAATACACCGCTCGATGAAATCCTGGAAACGAAACCCAGGGCGTTAATTCTGTCCGGCGGCCCCGCAAGCGTCTGGGATAAAGACTCTCCTAAAATCGACAGCAAAATATTCGACCTGGAAATCCCTCTCCTGGGAATCTGCTACGGGATGCAGCTTACGGTTCAGACGTTAGGCGGAATCGTAGAGCGCTCCGAGAGGCGGGAGTTCGGACCCGCCAGTCTCCGGGTGCTGGACGGCTTCGATCTGCTGCACGGCATCCCGGAGAAAAGCGATGTATGGATGTCCCACGGTGACCGGGTTCTGGAACTGCCCGGGGGCTTCAAATCTATCGCCGAGAGTGAAAACTCTCCCGCCGCCGCCATAAAGCACGAAACGCGGAAAATATTCGGGACACAGTTTCATCCTGAAGTCGTACATACTAAATACGGCAAAGAGATACTATCGAACTTCCTCTTCAAAATCGCCGAATGCGAAAGCTCGTGGACACCCAAATCGTTCGTCGAGACCGCCATACGCGACATACGTGAGAAAGTGGGGGATTCGACCGTGGTATGCGGGCTTTCGGGCGGGGTGGATTCTGCGGTGGCCGCGGTAATAATCGAGCGCGCCATATGGGACAAGCTTCACTGCATTTTCGTAGATACGGGCCTTATGAGACTGAACGAGGCCGAGGAGGTAGTGGATTCATTCAGGGACATGGGGCTTAATCTTGTGCACGTTGACGCGAAGGAGAGATTTCTTGAAAGGCTCAGCGGCGTCACAGATCCCGAGAAGAAGAGAAAGATAATCGGAGAGGAGTTTATAAACGTGTTCGATGAGGAGGCGTCTAAAATCGAGGGCGCGGAGTACCTCGCCCAGGGGACCCTATACCCCGATGTAATCGAAAGCGTAAGCGTCAAGGGACCGTCCGCGACAATAAAATCTCATCATAACGTCGGCGGACTGCCCGAAATCATGAAGCTCAAACTTGTCGAGCCCCTAAGAGAGCTGTTTAAAGACGAGGTGAGGGCCGTCGGATACGAGCTCGGAGTTCCGGGGGAAATATTGAACCGTCACCCGTTCCCGGGTCCCGGACTCGGAATAAGAATCATGGGCGAAATAACCGGGGAGAGGCTCGAAATATTAAGGCTCGCCGATAATATATTTATAGAGGAAATAAAAAAAGCCGGCGTTTATGACGATATCTGGCAGGCATTTTGTGTATTTATACCCGTAAAAACGGTAGGGGTCATGGGGGACGAGAGGACTTACGAGAACGTAGTGGCGCTCAGGGCCGTAACGAGCCTGGACGGTATGACGGCCGGCTGGGCGAGAATACCCTATGATTTGCTCGAAAAAATTTCGGTCCGGATTATTAATGAAGTAAGGGGCGTAAACAGGGTTGTTTACGATATATCCACCAAACCCCCGAGCACAATTGAGTGGGAGTGA